The nucleotide window AAACAGTTTTTCTCCTTCAGCGCGATCTCGATCTAATTCTCTTTTTAGATAATTCAGCGTTTCTTGTTGCTCGGTTCCTTCTTCAGATTCCCAGTCCTTTATTTTTGCAATCAGTTTATCGTATCCAACCTTCTTGGGCGGTATGAGTCCAGCTTCATTTTTGGCAAATGGGTCTTGTAGCGGCTCAACCAAAGTGATGAAGCACCGTTTGAAACCTTTTTGAAGCGATTCCTCTTTGACCGCAGAGAATGAATCCCCAACTGCAACTAATTCACCTTCCTGGATGGCAACCCATTTACCCAGGTAATCGGAACGGTTCTTTTTCAACCAGGTCCGATTAAGTATCCACTCAAGCCGTTCAATAGATTTTTTTGTAGCTAAATCAAGTTTGCTTAACTCAGTTTCAAAATTTGAAGACTTTGGCTGGGAATACAAGTGCCCAGTGTCTCTACGGACACAAAGAGATGGTTGAAGTTTCCCTCCACAATCCTGAACTTCCTTAATCGAGTAAGGCACGAGCCAAAGGTCTACATCATCTGCTTGTTGTTTCCGAGGTTTATGAATCGCAACCGGGCAATCAATCTTTTCACATAAAGAAAACATCGCGGATTCCATTGCCTCAGCCCCAGTTATTTTGCCCATCATTGGAGACAACAGAAGTTGTGCCAGTTCTTCTGGTTCTTCAGCGAGCAGTTCTGCAAAAAGTTGGTCAAGGATTGGTTTAAAATCTGTAGTATCCCGCAAATGTTGCATTCCTAACCCCAGGTTTGATCTCAAGCAAATTGGGCAACTCTTTTTCTTTGTTTTGATAGCTTTATTTAATTTTTTTAGGTTTTCAATTTGGGCAGAGAAAACGGTAGTGAGTATTCGAATATTCGATAACTTCTGGTCAAATAACCAAATCCCGAGAGATTCAAAGGCTAAGTTCTCCGTTTTTTTCCCTTGAAATTTTGAAACATCAATCAGCAATGGCAACTGTGCCGTTGACTGAATTGTGTTCGCTTCAATAAAAACGACTTTGTTAATGATGAGCCTAAAGAGGGTATCAAGGGCCAAAATATGAGTTAAGTTAATTGACTTAGGGAGTTTGAGGGTTGTGTTTAAAGCTTTTTCAATAAAAAAGGCTTTTCGGAAAAATCGTCCTAATCTTAAAACTTTATCTCTGATTGAGTTGTGAACAGGATCAATGCTTCCTTCAAGAATGATAATCCCTTCGTTGGTTATTAACTTCAGCCCGTTTGATTGAGTAAGGAACCAAAAGAAGCGGGTAAATAAAATTCCAGCCAAGGGGGAATTTCCATTAGTAACTATCTGGAATTGAGAATTTTCCACTTTTAAGGTGGTATCAACTTCAAATACAAGGCGAGGCCACTCATTCCCAAGTAAAATATCTATTTTTTGTTTGTTGTGGGCTGATTGGACAAAAACAACCTTCACTGGAAACTTTGTTGCTGTTCCTTCAAGCTCCAAAAAACCAAAAAATTGATGGTTGCTGGCTAAGGGAACCATCTTAAGCAACTGCTCAAAGCTCAGAAAACCACTTTCTTGCTGGACCTCAGAAAATTTGATCCCTTCCAGTACCCTCAGGTTCTGAATCGAAGTGGAACGATTTCTGAAATATCCTCCAAGATTATTGGCTAAGGGGGTTTGATCTTTTTCGAATGAAGACAAATCGAAGCCCAATATTGGAGCTGACAGAACAGAATGAGTAGAAGGCGAAGCAAGCTCAGATATTACCGACATAGTCATGCTCCATCAAATTTCAAAAACTAAAACAATAAAAATCCCAAAAGTGTGAACCAGTTGAGGTGTTTAAAACAAATGCAAACCGCTGAAACTCAATTCAAAAGGCAAATGAATTGTCCCCAATTTGGAGCAAGCAAGCAAGCAAAAGAAGCCCTCACCCTCCAGAGAATCGTACCTTGATATTTGAGCAGGATCATTTTCGACCTTCCCAGCGCCATTTCCCTGGAGGCTGCGGAGTCAGCTTGACCGGCACTGGCTGGTTGGAAAGTTCGGCCAGCGACGTCAGTGCCACCATTGGCTCTGAAAACGTCACACTCACGTTTGGTGCCAGTTCGACGGCGCCTTCAGGGCGAAAGCGTTCGACTGTGAACGGCACGTCAGGTCCTGATACCGTTGATTTTGATGAAGCTGGAAAGGCTGGATTCCCTGAACCTGATGGTTGAGGCGGTTTGGGCTGGTTTTTGGGAAATTGAAAAGCCGGCTGTAGCGGTTCGGAAGCGTTTGAAAGCTGCGGAAGTCGCTGTAACAAACTTTCGGTTTGTGCCGGAGTGAGTGGCGAGGGAATCAGCCGGGGTCTGGTGATAACTGAAGGCGCGGATACCTGACCTTCCCGGATTTTGATTTTCAAGCCGATTTCTTCTCCGGCCTGGGATTGCGGGCTGGTTGATTCCGGTTGAGAAGCGAACGGCACAACTGAAGGTGAAGCAAATTCCCACGTTGCAACCGCAACCAAAAACGCAAGTATCCAGAGCTGGTTTTTCAACATCCGCATGAAGGATTCCTCTCAGGTGGTGGTTATTTTTGGGCTACCGACACCAGATGGTCATTTTGTGGCGAAGTACAAGCCCACATAGAAAAGAATGAAAAAAAATCTAATACCCTTACCGCCCGGAGGGCGACGGAGAGTAGCCGGTGGTCGCGCAGCTTTGGGCGCTACCACCGGACACTGTTTGCCCAAAGGTTTTGCACCCGGATGGGCGCTGGACCCAAAGCGGCGCCACCTGCTTTCTCTGTTCAAACGAGGCCCTCTTTTTCCGGCGCCCATCCGGGCGCGAAGCAGAAGCCGACCGATGACCGGAGGGTGCGCCGCAAAGCCGGCTGCCCTCCGGCTACTTTCCACCGCCCTCCGGGCGAAAACCGATTTGATTTGATCAAAGAACCGAAATCCCATCCCCATTTATGACGACTTGTGCTAAGTGGTTGAGGTATATGCTTTCACCAGACTCGAAGCCTTCAACTCCGGGCCTGATACACGAACTGGAAGATGGTATCTGGTTTGTCAGGTTAATTCAGTTTTTCAGCTTTAATTACACCACTATCCAGTGTCATTTGACTGATACCGCTTTTCAGCCAAAAGTTCAGTGTATTGTCTTGAGATGAGCAGTTTGAAATCAGGTTCTGGTCTGGCCAAAAAGACCAGGATCTTGAGGCAACACAGAGTTTTTTGCCAGGAGCAAATGAATGAACACAATGTGGCCTAAAATTCTTACAAACCTGGTCGGTCTGGTCGGAGCCATCGTCCAGATTGGGTGGATTGTTCACCAACTGGTCAATTGTTACCCGTACAAAATGATGTCGTCCCCATCGGCGGGATTTTACGCATGGGTGGCTTGTGTAGGAGCTTTGGTTGTGCCCCCGATTGCAGGGCTGGCTGGCTGGTGGCTTTCCAAACGGGATATTTCGGTCATTCCGGCAATCTGGTGGCTTTTGACACCGCTCGGAATGCTGGCGGTTTTTGCCATAGCCCACTGGGTTGGCGGCGTGGATATGAACAATACCGGGAATTTTGACCATCTGACCCCAGCCGCTGTCTTTTCAGAATTTGTTCAACAGGCGTTGTGGCTGGCCGTGGATGGCGTTGGCGCCGGTGCGGTCAGTGGAATTGGTCTCTGGATTGTTGTTCGATATGTTTGGGTGAACCCGAAGGTTTTGGACGATAAACCAAACCTGAGATAGGGTGCAGTGGAACATGAATGCGCGATTTTCAGCACATAGATGCTCCATGGAGTTTCCCCACTTAACCAAATTTAATTCAACTATTTACGTGAGTGTCAACGCGTTGACACTTTTGAGAGAAAGGCGCCCAGTGTGGTTTAGTCGTCAAGATGAAGATTTCTTAAAACATCCTGAGCAACACGAAAGCCGTCCTTTACCAGCAGATCATGTTCAGCATAGTGAATTCCAGTGATGGTTCCGGCTTGATAAACCAGTTCTTTGAGTTGCGGAGAGACTGTGCTGGACGGCTCAATGAGCGTATTTCCATCTTCAATTTCTGTGGCCAGAAACAAGAACTCACAACTTAGCTCCTGGCTGATATTTTCCTGAATGTATCGGATTCCACAAATTGGATATTGATTTTGAGTGATCAGATCCATTACCTGCGAATCATTCAGAACGCGAATATTCGACTTCTGACGAAGCCGCGTCACCAGGGTACTTCGTCTCAGGTTCAGTCGAGGCTGAGGGCACACAATGATGACTTCGGAAGCGAAATCAGCCACGATCAATGCCTGTTCAAGTGCCCAGTCTCCGCTTCCAACCACTACGACCTTTTTTCCGCGGCAGAAATAAGCATCTGACCAGGTACACCAACTCACTGAATATCCATGCAATCGTTCAATTGCTTCTTTCGATGGTGGGTAAGCAAATGGCGGGCAAAGATATGGACAATAAATAAGCGTTTGTGCGGTGTATTCTATTGGAGATGTGTCACTTTTGAGTAAAAAACGAGATCCCTGGTATTCAATCATCCAGCAGCTACTTGACCCTCCCCAATAGCTTATCTGGTGCTGTTGATAGAGGTGATCCATTAAATACCAAAATTCGAAGCCTTTCATCTCAGTCGAATTGAGAGGCGTGGGATCAATTGAGAGCAGTCCCGGAATTGAACGTTCTTCGGGCAACTCCGCGACTCCCACCGAAACACCTCGTTCAGCCAGCTTTTGGGCAGCGGCTATCCCGGTTAGGTTATTGCCTAAAATGATGACCTGAAGATTCATTTTTACCCATTGCCTTTCCAGTAACTGGGGTTGTCAGAACCCATCCGCTATTCGTCAGTCACTTTAATAATCTCGGTCTGGCTTCGGCCAAAGGTTTCAGGTGAATACATTTCTTCAGCTTTGGCCGGTGGTACCAGGAATTTCCCTGGTGTGGTCGCCACGGCAAAAAAGCTGTAGGTGTAGACGCCTTCTGAAAGCAAAGCCGTGAACGCTTCGGCCCGGTTGTCGCGCAGGTTCTGATGGTCAAACCAGGAACGTTGCCACCAGTTCAACCGGGGTGGTTCTTCGTCATCTGGAAGCCTCGGCGTGGTGGCCAGCGCCGGATTCAAAATCTCCAATCCAGCCGGGAGCGGACAACTGAGCGCGACGTGAGCACGGCGGGCGGGCGCCACCATCCTGACCGTGACTTTGACCCGCGCTCCAGCCCGGATTTGCCATTCAGTGGCAGAAATTCGTTTTACATCGGCTGGATTGTCAACCGCACTGTACTCACGCGAAATGGTAAATCCGGCTTCCAGTGGAGGGAGCATCACTTCTTTCGGTGCGTAGCTCAACCCCAGCCGATAATACATCCGACCCACCCCGTTTTTGCCGAGCGTGATGGATTTCGTTTCGCCAGGTTTTCCCACCTGATTCAAAGGAATTCCAATCTGATGCTGGTCGGCAGTTCGGCCAGCGAAGCGATGCTCTCCGGCAAACGTGTCATGCAGCCAGACCCGAGCCAGAAAGTCAGGTGTTTGTTTTTCAAAGGTTGAGAAATAGCGTTCGAGCGCGAGCAGGACAAAAGCATTTTCCTGGGTGTTTGACCAGCGACCGTTGACGCGATGGGCCAGCAGTCCCCGGACGAGTTTGGGAATCAGGTCGCTGTCAGGTTTTACCAAAAGCAGCGCGTCGAGGATGACTGCATCAGTGCGGCGGTTGGAATGCAAGAGCACGGCGGCCCCATCGGAATAGGATTCGACAAAGCTGGCGGCACCAGCAGTTTCGGTGATGCGGTTGCTCATCACGTGCAGCAGGGCGCTGAGTTCCAACTTTGTATCTGGATTTTTAGCCAGCACAGGGAGCAACCAGCCAATGGCCTCGATAGGGAGTTTGTCAGCACCAGTTTCCTTGACCAGCTCCCTGGCGGCGCCAGCATCGCTATCACCAGTCAAATGCCGAACATACAGCGCATAGGCCAGCAACGTTTGGCGTGACTCAGGGCTGTATTCTTTTGGGATGTGATCTTTGATCTTCGAAAGGTAGTCTTTGGAACTTCCCAGCAAAAAATGAGGGACGGTATACCCTTTTTGTTTGGCTCGAATCAGGGCATGGGCCACGTGAATGCTGAGAAACGGCAGCGGTTTTTCACTCCGAGACCAGAACCCAAATCCACCATGAAGGTCGTGAACTTTTTCAAGCTGGTCGAGGTCAGCCGCGACCTGTGTTTGATATGCTTCCGGGGTTGGCCGGCCCAGTGCGCGAAGTTCGGTCAATACTTCTTGCAAGGCTGTAATGGCCAGAATTCGAGATGCAATCTGCTCAGTACAGCGATAGGGATAGTCCATCAGGTACAACACGGCATCCGTCAGCGTCTGGAGTTGGGTTGAGGAGGTTGTCATTTCAAGCTGACTGAATTCAGGTCGAGCATCGGTGGGAATTGTCAAAGGCAATTGAATCGTTCCTCCCTGGAGTTCCCCATAGGTTGCAACGGCTTCGGTCATCGTGGGCGGTTTCACCGGAAACGATCCGCTGGCAGCATCACTGGCCAGGTCTGAACTGGCCACGACCTGGAAAAAGACGGCGCCTGTGGTTTGTGGAATAGCTGGAAATCGAACTTCAACCCGGTCATGAGCTGGAACCAAAACCATGTGCCCGGCACCCTGGGGAAAATTCATCTGCCCGGATTGGATGGCCACTTTGATGTGCTGAGCCTGGTCGGTTTGATTGTGGATCGTCACCGGAAGTTCAAACTCATCACCGAAGTTGAGAAATCGTGGCGCCGATGGGCGCACCATCAACGGAAGCCACGTCGTGATGGTTGATTCACCTTTGCCAAAGCATTTTTCGCCGTCAGTTGCCAGGGCAATTACTCGATACCGGGTCAGGTTGTCAGGCATGGTGACGGTGACCACCGCTTTGCCGTCGGCATCGGTCACCACTGACGGGGCAAAAACCGCCAGCGGATCAAAATTGGACCGCAATGGAATTGGTTGTGCTGACTGGTTTGGGGTGGCGATAGCATCTTGGGCCAGACCAGACTGAGGTCCCGCTTCACGATTTTTGCTTGAGGATTCTTCCGTTGTGATCCGAGCCTGACGCTTGAGCACATACGACGTGATCGGGAGAAACCGATCAGCCGCGGGCCTGACCTGTAACAGGCTGGTGATATCAGTTGTTAATTCTGATTCCGAGGCTCGCCGAATTGAATCACGAAGGGTTTGAAAATTACTTCCGAATAACTGGTCACGATGCATCACCTCGACTGGATCCTGAATTTCACCGTTGACCAGTGCCAGTATGGCTTCATCCACCACCGCAACCACACATTCACTCTCCGGAACTGGTTTCCCGGTATGGTCCCGGACTTCCAGATTGATGGTGGTCGCTGACCCCGGTGCAAGCTGGTCAACCAGTGGTTTGGCGGTGACAGAGAGGGTACGGGAGCGCGACGAGACCGGAATCTCAATCCAACCGGTGGCAGAGATTGGGCATTTGGGAAGCTGGAACAGTTCGGTGCCATCTTCATCGGCTCGAACCATTTCGCCACGCAGGTAAACCGAAACGCGAATGGCTGGAATGAAGTTGTCTTCAAGTGGAACGTGCAGCACCTGGGATAACTCATTGAGTTCGATGGAGTGATAGGTGATGATGCCGTCCCGTTCGACGGTCATCATACCCTGGGCTGGGAGAAATGGTGAATTCACCAGAACGTGGGCCGTTTCACCCGGCTGGTATTCCTTTTTGTCAGGGATGAGTTCAAATTCCAGGTCGTTAACCCAGTTGGTAAAGTGTCTTTTTTCACGCGAAACCCAGACCGAAGCTTCAGTTTCAGACGGACGGCCCTGATCGTCAACCACGCGGGCTCTGATGACATATTCTCCTCCTGCCGTTGGGGTAAAGCGCCAGATGACTGGTGTTTGATCGGTTGTGATCTGGCCTGTTCCCTGGATTTCCTCAGTTTCTTGCCAGAGCCCAAAATGGTACGACCGTTGAATTCTGAAAACCTGAAACTGAACGGTTCTTGCAATTTGTGCCACGCCGTCAATCGTTGTGACGATGGTTTCAATTTCAAATGGTTCGCCTGGGGTAGAAAAAGATCGTCTTGGGTTGAGACCGACATACTGTGTGGCCGGATGGACCAGAAACTGGGTTGAATTGTAAATTTGCTGGCGGTTGACATCGGCCACGGTGGCTTCAACCTGGACCAGGGTTGGGAATGGCGGGTTGACACTCTCGAAATCAAGGTGGAGCTGATGCCTGCCCAACCCATCTGTTTTTCCCGTAAATGATTGTTCGTTTTGAAATTCCGGATAGGTTACGTCCCACCAGGGATGCCATTTTCCAAAGGTGAATTGATCCCAGTTCGGTGGCGTGTAAGAGGTTTCCGAGGTGGCGATGGTCCACCGAACCTCGGCCTCAGATAAACCATTCCCCGAAAAATACGTTGCCTGGGCCACGAGTTCGGCTGAACTGCCAGCCATCTGAAGTGGCGCTGGCGGCTGAATCGAAACTTGAAATTCAGGCCGGCGGAATTCTTCAACCTGAAAGGAATGCCAGTGAGTCTGGCGGCCCACGTTCGCTTGCGCCTCTGGCAAGACGATTTCAAAATAAATGCGTGCCAAACCCAGTACGGTTGATTCTGGAAGCCGGAATTTCCCATCAAATCCGCCAAACCGGTTTGTCGTCAGATGGCCAGTCGCCACTGTATTGCCTATTAAATCTTTCACTTCAAAGCTGAGTGGTGTGGGTTGGGTGCTTATCCCGATGATATCTCCGCCAGGTTTACTTTCGATAGCTCGGATCCAGCCTTTGAAGTGGACTTCTTCCCCTGGGCGGTAGATCAAACGGTCATCAAAAACAAACCAGTTGAGCCTTTTCTTCAGCGGCTTTCGAAACCAGCCATCTTTTTCAATCCCTGAAAAGAACCGTCCCTGTAAAAGAGCGCTGTCTGTTCCATGTCGAACTACCAGATACTCGGCAACCGTGCCAGATTCCGGGGTCGGCAAAGGAAGTTCCATCAAGGCGACTCCGGTGTGATCGGTTCGGATCCCTATTTGTGATGGGAAGAGTGTCACCAGCGCATTGCCAATCGGTTTTCCATTTTGAAGCTGGCTGGATGTGATCAAAAGGTGAGTCGGGTCTTGAAGTGCTTCGACCGCCATCTGGGTGACCTGGAGCCACTGGTAACTGCGCAGGACCTGATTGTTTTCACCCTGGGTTGAGAGTTCAACGATGGCATGACCAACCGTAC belongs to Acidobacteriota bacterium and includes:
- a CDS encoding FAD-dependent oxidoreductase codes for the protein MNLQVIILGNNLTGIAAAQKLAERGVSVGVAELPEERSIPGLLSIDPTPLNSTEMKGFEFWYLMDHLYQQHQISYWGGSSSCWMIEYQGSRFLLKSDTSPIEYTAQTLIYCPYLCPPFAYPPSKEAIERLHGYSVSWCTWSDAYFCRGKKVVVVGSGDWALEQALIVADFASEVIIVCPQPRLNLRRSTLVTRLRQKSNIRVLNDSQVMDLITQNQYPICGIRYIQENISQELSCEFLFLATEIEDGNTLIEPSSTVSPQLKELVYQAGTITGIHYAEHDLLVKDGFRVAQDVLRNLHLDD